The following coding sequences are from one Treponema bryantii window:
- a CDS encoding ABC transporter substrate-binding protein produces the protein MKKLVKVVSAIMAVTFVLWFSGCSKKSPSSSSNEGKSFKYADVELGKTGSDISATLKLLTHRTDMLQDSYSGVTFAKYLAEFNKLYPNIKVEIEGITDYASTALLRLQGGDWGDIMMIPAIDKKELKNYFVSFGDLATMEKQIKFATNWEYEKEVYGVPSTGNAQGVLYNKKVFKQAGITQLPKTTEEFIADLKLIKEKTNAIPLYTNYAAGWTMGAWDAYVGGSATGDADYMNNVLLHTKNPFKNYGDGTHAYAVYKVLYDAAASKYIENDYTTTDWEGCKGMINRGEIGTMVLGSWAFTQMQGAGPNPDDIGYMSFPITINGKQYASAGPDYCFGINAKASENNRNAAMIFVKWFTEKSGFAYNEGGIPIAAGDNNYPAAYAAFSENNVAFVSDNPAVDGESDLFNTLNSESELNINAGGNLKVQQIIEHAANKTKTFDAIMDEWNKAWSDAQVSEGVEIKY, from the coding sequence ATGAAAAAGTTAGTTAAAGTTGTGTCAGCTATTATGGCTGTGACATTTGTTTTATGGTTTTCTGGATGTTCAAAAAAAAGTCCTTCCTCTAGTAGTAATGAAGGAAAATCATTTAAGTATGCAGATGTTGAGCTTGGTAAAACGGGTTCTGATATTTCGGCTACATTAAAATTGCTGACTCATCGAACCGATATGCTTCAGGATTCGTATTCTGGTGTGACATTTGCAAAATATCTTGCAGAATTCAATAAGCTTTATCCCAACATCAAAGTAGAAATTGAAGGCATTACTGATTATGCAAGTACAGCACTTCTACGTTTGCAGGGTGGTGATTGGGGCGACATTATGATGATTCCTGCAATAGATAAAAAAGAACTCAAGAATTACTTTGTTTCTTTTGGTGACCTTGCAACTATGGAAAAGCAGATTAAGTTTGCTACAAACTGGGAATATGAGAAGGAAGTTTATGGAGTTCCTTCAACAGGAAATGCTCAGGGTGTTCTTTATAACAAAAAAGTGTTTAAGCAGGCAGGAATCACTCAGCTTCCAAAAACAACTGAAGAATTTATTGCAGATCTTAAGTTAATCAAAGAAAAAACAAATGCTATTCCTCTTTACACAAATTATGCTGCAGGCTGGACAATGGGTGCCTGGGATGCTTATGTTGGTGGTTCAGCGACAGGTGATGCAGACTACATGAATAATGTTCTTCTTCACACAAAGAATCCATTTAAGAATTATGGTGATGGTACTCATGCTTATGCAGTTTATAAGGTTCTCTATGATGCAGCTGCCAGTAAATACATTGAGAATGATTATACCACTACAGACTGGGAAGGTTGTAAGGGTATGATTAACCGTGGAGAAATCGGAACTATGGTGCTTGGTTCATGGGCATTTACTCAGATGCAGGGTGCTGGTCCTAATCCTGATGATATTGGATATATGTCTTTCCCAATCACAATTAATGGTAAACAGTATGCATCAGCTGGTCCAGATTACTGTTTTGGTATTAATGCTAAGGCTTCTGAGAATAACAGAAATGCTGCTATGATTTTTGTAAAGTGGTTTACAGAAAAGTCTGGATTTGCTTATAACGAAGGCGGTATTCCTATTGCAGCTGGTGACAATAATTATCCTGCAGCTTATGCAGCCTTCTCTGAAAATAATGTTGCGTTTGTATCAGATAATCCTGCGGTAGATGGAGAATCAGATTTATTCAATACACTTAACTCTGAGTCAGAACTTAATATTAATGCTGGTGGAAATCTTAAGGTTCAGCAGATTATTGAACATGCTGCAAACAAAACAAAAACCTTTGATGCCATTATGGATGAATGGAATAAGGCCTGGTCTGATGCTCAGGTAAGCGAAGGAGTTGAAATTAAATACTAA